CAGATTGACGCCTTCGGAGCGTAACCACGCCTGCACCAGATAGACGAGCGTGAACAGCGGCAATCCCGACGTAAAGCCGAGAAAGACGCAGATCAGCATGCGCGTATTCAGGAACGCGCGCCAGCCGGGATGTTCTTCGTGAGCGGTAAGTGCAGGCGCCTCGTGCGGCGGGTTCGACATGTGTATAAGTTGCGTTAGCTTTTCTTGACGCGATAGACCGCAAGACTACCACGCCAGTTCACGCCCCAACGCACCACCTGACCGTCGTGCAGCACCACGCGGTCGAGAATCTCGATGCCGACTTCCGGCGCGAGCGCCTCGAAATCTTCGATCGTCAGTACCCGCACGTTCGGCGTGTTGTGCCACTGATAAGGCAGCGACTTCGACACCGGCATGCGGCCCTGCAACACCGACAGCCGATGCGCCCAGTAGCCGAAGTTCGGGAACGACACGATGCATTCCTTGCCGACCCGCACGGTCTCGCGCAGGATTGCCGCCGTCTGATGAATGGTTTGCAGCGTCTGCGACAGAATCGCGAAATCAAAGCTGCCGTCTTCGAACAGGCGCAGGCCGTCTTCCAGATTCTGCTGGATCACGTTGACGCCGTTTTGTGTCGACGCCAGCACGCCCGCGTCGTTGATTTCGATGCCGTAGCCCTGCACCTCCAGCTCTTCGGTCAGGAGCGAGAGCAGCGAGCCGTCGCCGCAGCCCAGATCCAGCACCGTGGCGCGCGGTTCGACCCAGCGGGCGATCGCGCGGAAGTCCGGGCGCAGCGCCAGGTAATCGAGTGCTCGCTGGTTCATGCGTTCACCTCGTTCGCAATACGTTCGTAATAGGCGCGCATCAGGTTGTGATAGCGCGCGTCGTCGAGCAGGAAGGCGTCGTGGCCGTGCGGCGCGTCGATTTCCGCGTAGGTGACGGTGCGCTTGTGGTCGAGCAGCGCCTTCACCAGTTCGCGCGAGCGGGCCGGCGCGAACCGCCAGTCGGTCGAGAAGCTGGCGATCAGATACTTCGCCGTGGTGTGCGCGACAGCGGCCGTCAGATCGCCGTCGAAGGCTTTGGCCGGATCGAAATAGTCGAGCGCGCGCGTGATCAGCAAGTAGGTGTTTGCGTCGAAGTAGTCGGCGAATTTGTCACCCTGATAACGCAGATACGACTCCACTTCGAATTCCACGTCGAAGTTGAAGTTATAGGCGTCTACCGCGCCTTCCGCGCGACGCAGCGAGCGGCCGAATTTCTCGGCCATGTCGTCGTCGGACAGATACGTGATGTGGCCGATCATGCGCGCGACGCGCAAGCCGCGCTTCGGCTTGATGTTGTGCGCGTAGTAGTTGCCGCCATGGAAGTCGGGGTCCGAGAGGATCGCCGAGCGCGCAACCTCGTTGAACGCGATGTTCTGCGCGGACAGCTTGGGCGTGGACGCGACCACGATGCAATGGCCCACGCGCTCCGGATACATCATGCTCCACGCGAGCGCCTGCATGCCGCCGAGGCTGCCGCCCATCACCGCGGCGAAGCGCGTGATGCCGAACTGGTCGGCGACGCGCGCCTGGGCGTTGACCCAGTCTTCCACCGTTACGACGGGGAACGTCGCGCCGTACGGATTGCCGGTGGCCGGATCGATGCTCATCGGTCCGGTCGAGCCGAAGCACGATCCCAGGTTGTTCACGCCGATCACGAAGAACTTGTCGGTGTCGAGCGGCTTGCCTGGGCCGACCATGTTGTCCCACCAGCCGATGTCCTTGGGATTGTCGGCGTACACGCCCGCCACGTGATGCGAGGCGTTGAGCGCATGGCACACCAGCACCGCGTTGCTACGCGCGGCGTTGAGCGTGCCGTAGGTCTCGACCATCAGGTCGTAACCGGCCAGCGAGCTGCCGTTCTGCAACTGCAGCGGCTCGGTGAAATGCATTTTTTGGGGAGCGACGATACCGATCGATTCCATTCATTCCGCCATTTATCAAAACAGGCGGCTAAACGGCGTCGGCAAAAGCACGGAGGAACGACTGTGTGCGCGGCTGACGACCTCTTTAGCCGCATTTATAGTGAACCGCGGGAAACGTTCCCGGCAGTTCGCGCGCCCGCAATCGAGTCAGCAAATCGGCGCGTAGATGGTTTTCAAGCAGGTGTTCAGGGTGTTGCGGACAGCGGTTCCGAATGAATCGGGGTGCCGCAGTCAGGCGCAAAGTATAGCGGAAATTTTTGTGCGGCAACGTCGCGGGCGCAGAGCGTGGGGCGGCGCATGCCGAGCGGACTACTGAAGAATCAGGAGCAGTTGCGCGTCGGCGTGTTCAGCGGGCGGGCGTGCGAAGCCGCTGCGCACATAGCGGTGCCAGCGGCCGATGATGTAGCTCAGCAGCAGACTCGCCCGAATCGCGGGATCGTAGCCGGCGGGCAGCGGGACGGCGTTCTCACCCGAACTCGCAGCGGTGTTCGCCTCCATTTGCGCAAGCCGCAGGCATTGCTTCAACGACGACTCGACGCGCTCCAGCATCTGATTGACGCGCTCGGTCAGCCGTTCATGCTCGCCGACCAGCGCCTCGCACGTCAGCACGCGCGTCATGCCAGGATTCTTCGCGGGGAAGTTGAGCAGCATTAGCGCGATCGAGCGCGCTTGCAGTACGCCGTTGCTCTCCTTGTCGGCGATCTGGTTGATCAGCCCGAAGATGGTCTGCTCGATAAACTCGATGAGCCCTTCGAACATTTGCGCCTTGCTGGCGAAATGACGGTACAGCGCGGCTTCCGAAACGCCAAGCCGGGCGGCGAGTGCCGCAGTGGTGATCTTTTCGTTTTTCGGCGCCTCCAGCATCGCGGCGAGCGTCTGGAGGATGTGCACGCGGCGCTCGCCCGGCTTCAGGCGCTGCGCGCGCGGGGCGGCGAGCGTGGTGTTCGGTTCGTGTTCGGTTAAGACTTCGTCAGGCTTGTCGATCGGCTGCATGGCTGTCGTCCCGTCTGCTGTCTCTTCAATCGAACCGAGCGGGTGCTCAGTCGTAATGATTTTAACGAACGAATGCTTCTGTCGACATAGTGTGGCCGGCCGGTGCCGGGCAGGCGCGTCGGCACGCCGTCCGCGTGCGGCTTGCGCGGCAGATGGCCGGTGATCCACACCGTGCGGATGCCGAGCCGCCGGTAGTTCTTCAAGTGCGAGCGCGTGTCTTCGACGAGGATCACGTCCTTCAGCGATACGTGCGCGTCGCGCATGGCCTTGCGCAGCATCGCGTGGTCGGGCTTGGCGCGCCAGCGGCGGCGATCGCGCATGTGCTCGATGGCGATCACCTGTTCGAACAGACGCTCGATACGCAGTTCGGCGAGCACGGCGCGTGCATAGGCCTCGGGCGCGTTGGTCAGCACGATCTTGCGGCCCGGCAACGCCGCGACGAGGCGCGCGACGCCGCGTTCATGGCGGATCATCGAGCCGAGATCGGGGAAGGTGTGCACGACTTTCAGGAAGTCGTTCGGATCGAGCGGATGGTGGCGCGTCAGGCCGAGCAGCGTTGCGCCATAGCGTTGCGTGTAGCCGGTGCGCAGACGGTTGGCTTCGTCGATGTCCACTTGCAGTGCGTCGATGATGTACTGCGTCATCCCCTGATTAATTGCCGGAAAGATCGCGTGCGATGCGTGATGCAGCGTGTTGTCGAGGTCGAACAGCCAGACCGGACGGCCACCTGCGATGTGCGGACGACGGCTTCGGGAGGTGGGAGTGCGCATGGTGGAGAGCGCCGTTCAGGCGCGAACAGTTGCCTCACGCGGCGAACGCGAACGGTTCACGGTGCGGGTGGCGGGAAAGGAGGGGAGAACGGGTTGGCGCGCCATGGCGGCGCGTTGTTGCGAGCCGCAGAAGGTGTAGCGCTTGCCGTACACGCTGTACGACTGGCCGGCGCAACAGCACGGCACACAGTGCACGCCATGCTGACGTGTCGCGTGTGCCGGGTTTGAGGCAGGAATCAATGCGAGCGGATCATCGTGCCGAACGGCTGTTCGGTGAGAATTTCCAGCAGCACCGAGTGCTCGATACGGCCGTCGATGATGTGCACCGACCGCACGCCGCTCTTGGCCGCGTCCAGTGCCGACGAGATTTTCGGCAGCATGCCGCCGGAGATCGTACCGTCGGCGAACAGGCCGTCGATTTCGCGCGCCGACAGATCGGTCAGCAGATTGCCTTCCTTATCCATCACGCCGGGGATGTTGGTCATCATCACGAGCTTTTCGGCGTTCAGCACCACCGCCAGCTTGCCCGCGACCAGATCCGCGTTGATGTTGTACGACAGGCCGTCTTCGCCGAAACCGATCGGCGAGATCACCGGAATGAATGCGTCGTCCTGCAATGCTTTCACGACCGCCGGGTTGATCGCCTCGACTTCGCCCACCTGGCCGATATCGACGTATTGGCCCGGATTATCGCGATCCGGCATCAGCATCTTGCGCGCGTGGATCAGGCCGCCGTCTTTGCCCGTCAGGCCGACCGCGTGGCCGCCGAAGTGGTTGATGAGCGTGACGATGTCCTGCTGCACTTCACCGCCGAGCACCCATTCGACGACTTCCATCGTCTCTTCGTCGGTGACGCGCATGCCCTGGATGAACGTGCCCTGTTTGCCGATTTTCTTCAGCGCCTGGTCGATCTGCGGACCGCCGCCGTGCACGATGACCGGATTGATGCCGACCAGCTTGAGCAGGATCACGTCGCGCGCGAAGCCTTGCTTGAGCCGCTCTTCGGTCATGGCGTTGCCGCCGTATTTGATGACCACGGTCTTACCGTGATACTGACGAATGTAGGGTAGCGCCTCGGCCAGGATTTCAGCCTTCAGGGTGGGCGCGATCTGCGAAAGGTCGGGAAGCTCGGACATGGCGGCAGGCTCAGGCACGGAACAGTTAAAACAGGGCGAATTGTACAGGACTGGCGCGCTGCAACAGGGTTTTCGATAGTTGCGCGGGCGGCGGGCGCTCCCGGCTTTGCGCGCCGCGCAATGACAGCCCGCGGACGCCAGCGGACGACGAAGCGTACCGCGCTTCGGACGTGCCGGTAAATTAGCCGAACGGACGACTCACGGAGGTTCGCCAGTCGTGGCATCATTTCCTGATCCCGGCTGAAGCGAGACTATCCGGCCCGTCATGAAACCGTCCGTTTCCCGTTCTGAAAGCAGCGCGCGCTGCCCGAGCTGCGGCAACGCGTTCGACTGCGCCATGCATGGGCAGCCGTTCGACTGCTGGTGCCGCGAGATGCCGCCGTTACCGGTGGACCGGCTCGATCCGGCCAGACGCTGCCTGTGCCCCGAATGTCTTGCCGCGGAGATTGCGCGAGCGGCTCAGGCGCGGCCGGGTGGCGTGTGATTTGCGCTGAGGGTGCTGGATGCGGCAGTGTTTGAGGACGTGCCGGCGGCCGATGGGAGCGCTGCCAGCTTACGAGTGTGCTGCTGGCGTACGAAAACGCCGCCGATTTACGAGGGTGCTACCGGCTTACAAAAACGCTGCCGACTTACGGGAGCTCCACGGCCCGATGAGAGCGCTGCCGGCTTACCAAACCGCTGCCGACTTATGCCGCCCGGCGGTGCTCGCCTGCAAGCGCACTCAGGTCACGCGCGACGGCTTCCAGCGCCGGCTCCCACTGACCGAATTGCGGCTGCCGGTACAGCGTGGCGCTCGGATACCACGGACTGTCGCGGCGGTCGAGCAACCAGACCCAGTGCGGATTGACGTCAAGCAGCACCCAGGTGCGCTGGCCGATCGCGCCGCTCAGATGCGCCGCAGACGTGCAAACCGTAATGACAAGATCAAGCGCGCCGACAAACGCGGCGGTATCGTCGAAGGTCGCGAATTCGGCGGTGTGGTCGGTCATCGGCAAGCCGGCCGCGCGTGCCGCCGCCACGTCCGCGCCGGCGCCCGGCTGCAATGAATAGAACGCCACATCCTGCACGCCGCCGAAGTGAGCCGCATAGCGTTCCCAGCCGACGCGCCGGAACGGATTGCGTTGGTGGCCGTGGCTGCCGGTCCACGTTAGCCCGACTTTGAGCCGCGATTCCCCGGCAAGCCGCTCTTGCCACGACTTGGTGGCTGTTGAGTCAGCTCGCAAATAGGGCGCCGCCGGAATCGTTTCCTCGTGCGTGTCGAATATCAGCGGCAGGCTCAGCAACGGAATCTCGTAATCGAACGCCGGTAGCGATTCGACGCCGCCGCCGGCTGAAAACTCGTCCGCATGACCGCCGAGGCTGCGCGTGAGCAGCGCTCCCATCTGCGGGAACGAATTCCAGATGAGACGGCCGCCTTCGCGATGGACGCGCTCGGCCAGCATCGGAATATAGCGGCAGAACTGCAAGAGGTCGCCCATGCCTTGCTCGCCCCACACCAGCAGCGTCTTGCCGGCGAGCGGTTCGCCGCGCCAAAGCGGCGCCGGCATCACCGGACGGTTGCCGCCCAATTCCGAAGAGCCGTCCCAGCGCGCTTCGTGCGATGCCCAGCCGTGCGCATAATCGGCACGCACGAGTTGCAGCATGGAGAGATTGGAGCGCATGCAGGCGTCGTTGGGGGCCAGCGCGCAAGCGGTTTGGGCGGCTTGCACCGCGTCGTCCCAGCGTTGCGCCTCACGCAGCGTCAGCGCATAGTTGTTGTGCGCCAGCGAGCTATGCGGTGCGCATTGCACGGCCTTTGCGCCGGCTTCGAGCGCGCGCGGCAGATCCATTTTTGTGCGACAAGCGTGCGTGAGATTGGTCCACCCGTCGCCCTCATCGGGTTCATCGCGGACGGCATTTTCCAGCAGCGCGATCTGTTCGTTCAGGTCGCCGCCCGTGAACGTCAGCGCAGCGGCGAGATTGTTGCGCAGGCGCGGCAAACGCGGATCGATTGCAAGTGCATGGCGATAGGGTGCGATGGCTTCGGCATGCCGGTTCGCCATCTGCAGCACGTAGCCGAGGCGAAAGTGTGCAAGAGCGTTGCGCGGATCGAGTTGGGCAATAATGGCGGCGAGTTCGATTGCGTCGCCGGAATGGTGTTGTTCGAGCAGCTTGGTCGTGAGCGAATCGAGCGCCGCGTGGTCGAGTGGATGGATTCGCACCGCAG
The nucleotide sequence above comes from Paraburkholderia aromaticivorans. Encoded proteins:
- the slmA gene encoding nucleoid occlusion factor SlmA is translated as MQPIDKPDEVLTEHEPNTTLAAPRAQRLKPGERRVHILQTLAAMLEAPKNEKITTAALAARLGVSEAALYRHFASKAQMFEGLIEFIEQTIFGLINQIADKESNGVLQARSIALMLLNFPAKNPGMTRVLTCEALVGEHERLTERVNQMLERVESSLKQCLRLAQMEANTAASSGENAVPLPAGYDPAIRASLLLSYIIGRWHRYVRSGFARPPAEHADAQLLLILQ
- a CDS encoding tetratricopeptide repeat protein, coding for MLPTSHSEADASSAFLTVLRQAAAARQTGTAQAEADCLDAAVRIHPLDHAALDSLTTKLLEQHHSGDAIELAAIIAQLDPRNALAHFRLGYVLQMANRHAEAIAPYRHALAIDPRLPRLRNNLAAALTFTGGDLNEQIALLENAVRDEPDEGDGWTNLTHACRTKMDLPRALEAGAKAVQCAPHSSLAHNNYALTLREAQRWDDAVQAAQTACALAPNDACMRSNLSMLQLVRADYAHGWASHEARWDGSSELGGNRPVMPAPLWRGEPLAGKTLLVWGEQGMGDLLQFCRYIPMLAERVHREGGRLIWNSFPQMGALLTRSLGGHADEFSAGGGVESLPAFDYEIPLLSLPLIFDTHEETIPAAPYLRADSTATKSWQERLAGESRLKVGLTWTGSHGHQRNPFRRVGWERYAAHFGGVQDVAFYSLQPGAGADVAAARAAGLPMTDHTAEFATFDDTAAFVGALDLVITVCTSAAHLSGAIGQRTWVLLDVNPHWVWLLDRRDSPWYPSATLYRQPQFGQWEPALEAVARDLSALAGEHRRAA
- a CDS encoding pyrimidine 5'-nucleotidase, whose product is MRTPTSRSRRPHIAGGRPVWLFDLDNTLHHASHAIFPAINQGMTQYIIDALQVDIDEANRLRTGYTQRYGATLLGLTRHHPLDPNDFLKVVHTFPDLGSMIRHERGVARLVAALPGRKIVLTNAPEAYARAVLAELRIERLFEQVIAIEHMRDRRRWRAKPDHAMLRKAMRDAHVSLKDVILVEDTRSHLKNYRRLGIRTVWITGHLPRKPHADGVPTRLPGTGRPHYVDRSIRSLKSLRLSTRSVRLKRQQTGRQPCSRSTSLTKS
- the argB gene encoding acetylglutamate kinase yields the protein MSELPDLSQIAPTLKAEILAEALPYIRQYHGKTVVIKYGGNAMTEERLKQGFARDVILLKLVGINPVIVHGGGPQIDQALKKIGKQGTFIQGMRVTDEETMEVVEWVLGGEVQQDIVTLINHFGGHAVGLTGKDGGLIHARKMLMPDRDNPGQYVDIGQVGEVEAINPAVVKALQDDAFIPVISPIGFGEDGLSYNINADLVAGKLAVVLNAEKLVMMTNIPGVMDKEGNLLTDLSAREIDGLFADGTISGGMLPKISSALDAAKSGVRSVHIIDGRIEHSVLLEILTEQPFGTMIRSH
- the metX gene encoding homoserine O-succinyltransferase MetX produces the protein MESIGIVAPQKMHFTEPLQLQNGSSLAGYDLMVETYGTLNAARSNAVLVCHALNASHHVAGVYADNPKDIGWWDNMVGPGKPLDTDKFFVIGVNNLGSCFGSTGPMSIDPATGNPYGATFPVVTVEDWVNAQARVADQFGITRFAAVMGGSLGGMQALAWSMMYPERVGHCIVVASTPKLSAQNIAFNEVARSAILSDPDFHGGNYYAHNIKPKRGLRVARMIGHITYLSDDDMAEKFGRSLRRAEGAVDAYNFNFDVEFEVESYLRYQGDKFADYFDANTYLLITRALDYFDPAKAFDGDLTAAVAHTTAKYLIASFSTDWRFAPARSRELVKALLDHKRTVTYAEIDAPHGHDAFLLDDARYHNLMRAYYERIANEVNA
- the metW gene encoding methionine biosynthesis protein MetW yields the protein MNQRALDYLALRPDFRAIARWVEPRATVLDLGCGDGSLLSLLTEELEVQGYGIEINDAGVLASTQNGVNVIQQNLEDGLRLFEDGSFDFAILSQTLQTIHQTAAILRETVRVGKECIVSFPNFGYWAHRLSVLQGRMPVSKSLPYQWHNTPNVRVLTIEDFEALAPEVGIEILDRVVLHDGQVVRWGVNWRGSLAVYRVKKS
- a CDS encoding cysteine-rich CWC family protein — protein: MKPSVSRSESSARCPSCGNAFDCAMHGQPFDCWCREMPPLPVDRLDPARRCLCPECLAAEIARAAQARPGGV